One Coffea arabica cultivar ET-39 chromosome 5e, Coffea Arabica ET-39 HiFi, whole genome shotgun sequence DNA segment encodes these proteins:
- the LOC113689670 gene encoding nuclear-pore anchor isoform X1, which translates to MPLFLSSEEFQSCSNDAALVAEKADAFIQELMNQLETVKAKADAASITAEQTCSLLEQKYVSLSSEFSSLQSQHSQLNASLEERLTEITELRAQNHQIHLLSTGKDGDIERLSTEASELHKSKRQLIELLQQKELEISEKSSIIKSYLDKIVYLTENAASKEARVSELETELARSQASCTRICQEKELIERHNSWLNDELKVKVDNLIELRKAHSELEAEMSAKLADVEKNWNETSSSLKWNKDRVKELESKLASLEQELLSGKDAAATIEKQFSSEISTWKKLVDLYKESSEEWSKKAGELEGVVKALETHLVQVEDDYKQRLESEASARKEIEKEADCLKENFEKCAAELESFKRKDDLKPLPLSSFTSELWVDPREGTNTVEDNRMLLPSIPVGVSGTALAASLLRDGWSLAQLYTKYQEAVDALRHEQLGRKQSQAILERVLYEIEEKAGVILDERAEHERMVEAYSSLNQKLQHSLSEQTALQSHTQELKADLRRHEREYAAAQKEVVDLQKQVSVLLKECRDIQLRGGSVCHDYGDTFMAGSGVSTEDAYNAADVIPEQLLAFKDISGLVEQNVQLRRLVHSLSEDIASRETELKLQEKYEKELQRHTDEAGSKVNAVLARAEEQACMIESLHTSVAMYKRLYEEAHKPRSPNPLLQEAVPVERGKAIIGLADDSYESLKKAQEKAHKQVKYLDEEFGKSRCEIISLRSECDKLALEAQLAREKLERFMAEYEHQRDEYNGLLARNVEFSQLIIDYQRKLRDSSDSQRAAEELSRKLTMEVSLVKQEKEMLLNAERRAADEIRSLSERAHRLQASLNTIESTEEVREEARCAERKKQELYINQIEREWAEAKKELNEERDRVRNLTLERESSLNNALKQVEEIGKELSKALHALAAAEARASIAEARCSELEEKMKLANFEASEKYGKGGPNSTANNEIVLDLHTAEHEIAKLREEARINKEHMLQYKNIAQASEEALKQLEVAHENSKAEAENFKKSLEAELLSLRQRVTELEEECNLKNKEVEFATVRKEEALAAALSEIAFLKEDCSVKTSQVAVLETQISSLKDDLEKEHQKARAAQANYERQVILQSDTIQELTRTSQALATLQEEASELRKLSDALKTENIELKAKWETEKSVLEVLKNDADAKYNEVNELNKLLHSKLEALHIKLAEKDRHSSCVSGSSSHDSLDDDNGLGHIVNYLRRSKEIAETEISLLKQEKRRLQSQLETALKAAESAQASLNAERANLKTSLFTEEEFKSLQLQVREISLLRESNIQLRGENRHNFEECQKLREALQKISIEMEIKERSLEERQNEVEACRRDIEKQMMEKEDFKRKVDELLEKSKSFDVEDYDRLRESVQQMQVNLREKEAQLEEMKVVLSERQSVISRLEQDVSRSKIERNEKESRINEISQVEASLRSDLEKQRRVIAQLKKKSETLSKEKEDMSKENLVLSKQLEDAKQVKRSLGDAAGEHAMKEKEKEKEKEEKDTRIQILEKTVERLREELKKEKDEHKTEKAKRLKTQKTISDSYETVSQHRVKLLDELEKHKQALRMLVDEVEKLKQSRGNQSEGTTEINFLSGSLLEDLATAYHLAVESFHRSAQPVSVEPGASAVVSSAASDTTSAGPTIVAAMAPAISSPAPSTANVPSAKTVHEKEKKSVLVKPSLETRKTGRKLVRPRIIKPEESQPDILMSELEGSDKPSSSNDLENQGNLDIPTSAPGRKRPSALSTPELCEELLVTDETGADVAEPTLKRSRNSETPQEGGEGLPPEGSDSQAAGKLEDSSEVLPASEESMEDIPDLPHVSKGISVNVDKDEGETAAKQAEEPTAEMKMQEEFQNDKGDVADACSNKLNGALLSDVPLKQQADQEIQHPAAESESEREEGELVTDVADLEGSLNMSTTLGSSEPEFLSEHGTASEIPPGVDDDPVDQATVEAGDAEVSQALDDVKNDEGIITEDIGETSHKLNNDIEQAAAETDEVSEAATTNPEKRPPSTGVEIGVSKQGGASAINDTEEGKQASPIYRSSTTINLSERAKERASIRQGGMLSSLTSRGRGRAPRGRGGRSARGRGQTSGKQG; encoded by the exons ATGCCGCTATTCTTGTCGTCAGAGGAGTTCCAGAGCTGCTCGAATGACGCAGCTCTGGTGGCGGAGAAGGCGGACGCTTTCATCCAGGAACTTATGAACCAACTGGAGACGGTGAAAGCCAAAGCTGATGCCGCGTCCATTACTGCCGAACAAACTTGCTCTCTCCTCGAGCAGAAGTACGTCTCCCTCTCCTCCGAGTTCTCCAGCCTCCAGTCCCAGCACTCTCAGCTGAACGCCTCTCTGGAAGAGCGCCTCACCGAAATAACTGAACTCCGAGCCCAAAACCACCAAATTCATTTGCTATCC ACTGGCAAGGATGGGGATATTGAACGGCTGTCGACTGAGGCATCAGAGCTTCATAAATCCAAGAGACAGTTGATAGAGTTATTGCAGCAGAAAGAATTAGAGATCAGTGAGAAGAGTTCGATAATCAAGAGCTATCTTGATAAGATT GTCTACTTGACTGAGAATGCTGCTTCTAAGGAAGCACGAGTCAGTGAGTTGGAGACTGAACTTGCACGATCTCAGGCTTCTTGTACTCGCATTTGTCAG GAGAAAGAGCTCATAGAGAGGCATAACTCATGGCTTAATGATGAGTTAAAAGTCAAAGTTGATAATCTTATTGAGCTGCGGAAAGCACATAGTGAACTTGAAGCCGAAATGTCTGCTAAGCTTGCAGAT GTTGAGAAAAATTGGAACGAGACATCTAGCTCTTTGAAGTGGAATAAAGATAGGGTGAAAGAATTGGAATCAAAGTTAGCCTCCTTAGAGCAG GAGTTACTGTCAGGTAAGGATGCAGCTGCCACTATTGAGAAGCAGTTCTCTTCGGAAATCTCAACA TGGAAAAAGCTCGTGGACCTATACAAGGAGAGCTCTGAGGAATGGTCCAAAAAGGCTGGGGAGCTTGAGGGAGTGGTCAAGGCTTTGGAG ACTCATTTAGTTCAAGTTGAAGATGACTATAAGCAGAGGCTTGAGAGTGAAGCATCAGCAAGAAAGGAAATTGAAAAG GAGGCTGATTgtttgaaggaaaattttgaaaagtgtgCAGCCGAGTTGGAAAGTTTTAAGAGGAAGGACGATCTAAAACCACTTCCCCTGAGTAGTTTTACTTCTGAATT ATGGGTGGACCCAAGGGAAGGTACAAACACTGTTGAGGATAATCGGATGCTTTTGCCGAGTATTCCTGTTGGTGTCTCTGGAACTGCATTAGCAGCTTCCCTTCTTCGAGATGGTTGGAGT TTGGCTCAATTGTACACCAAATATCAAGAAGCTGTTGACGCGTTGCGGCATGAGCAATTGGGAAGAAAACAATCTCAAGCGATTCTGGAGCGT GTACTTTATGAGATAGAGGAGAAAGCAGGTGTCATCTTGGATGAGCGAG CTGAACATGAGAGAATGGTTGAGGCGTACTCTTCACTTAACCAAAAATTGCAACATTCTCTTTCTGAACAAACTGCTCTACAGAGTCACACCCAAGAACTAAAG GCCGACTTGAGGAGGCATGAACGCGAGTATGCTGCAGCCCAAAAGGAGGTTGTTGATCTCCAAAAGCAG GTTTCTGTTCTTCTAAAGGAATGCCGGGACATACAACTGCGTGGTGGATCTGTTTGTCATGATTATGGTGATACTTTTATGGCTGGTTCTGGTGTGTCAACTGAAGATGCTTATAATGCTGCTGATGTTATTCCTGAGCAGTTG CTGGCTTTCAAAGATATTTCTGGATTGGTTGAACAGAATGTCCAGCTCAGACGCCTTGTTCATAGCCTCTCTGAGGATATTGCATCTCGAGAAACTGAGTTAAAG TTGCAGGAGAAGTATGAAAAAGAGCTTCAGAGGCATACCGATGAAGCTGGCTCTAAAGTTAATGCTGTATTAGCTCGAGCTGAAGAGCAGGCATGCATGATTGAATCACTTCACACCTCT GTAGCAATGTACAAGAGGTTGTATGAAGAAGCTCATAAACCTCGTTCTCCGAATCCTCTACTTCAAGAAGCTGTGCCAG TGGAGCGAGGGAAGGCTATCATTGGCCTAGCTGACGATTCTTAT GAATCTTTGAAGAAGGCACAAGAAAAGGCTCATAAGCAGGTGAAATATCTTGATGAAGAATTCGGGAAGTCAAG GTGTGAGATCATATCCTTGCGATCAGAATGTGACAAGTTAGCTCTAGAAGCACAACTAGCACGAGAAAAACTTGAAAGGTTTATGGCAGAATATGAACACCAG AGAGATGAATATAATGGCTTGCTAGCAAGAAATGTTGAGTTCTCACAGTTGATAATTGACTACCAAAGAAAGCTACGTGATAGCTCGGACTCGCAGAGGGCTGCTGAGGAGCTTTCACGAAAATTAACCATGGAG GTCTCTCTTGTCAAGCAAGAAAAGGAAATGTTGTTGAATGCTGAGAGGAGAGCTGCTGATGAAATTCGTAGCTTGTCAGAGAGGGCTCATCGTCTGCAG GCTAGTTTGAATACTATAGAGAGCACGGAAGAAGTTCGAGAG GAGGCCAGATGTGCTGAAAGAAAAAAGCAGGAGCTATATATTAATCAAATTGAG AGAGAATGGGCTGAGGCGAAAAAAGAGCTTAATGAAGAGCGTGACAGGGTCCGAAATCTTACACTAGAGCGGGAAAGTTCCCTGAACAATGCATTGAAACAAGttgaagaaattggaaaagaaTTGAGTAAAGCCTTACATGCACTTGCTGCAGCTGAGGCTAGGGCGTCTATTGCCGAG GCCCGATGCTCTGAGTTGGAGGAGAAGATGAAGTTGGCcaattttgag GCTTCTGAGAAATATGGAAAAGGTGGACCTAACTCTACTGCTAATAATGAG ATTGTATTGGATTTGCACACTGCTGAACATGAAATTGCAAAATTGAGAGAGGAAGCACGAATCAACAAGGAACACATGCTTCAG TATAAAAACATTGCTCAGGCTAGTGAAGAAGCTCTTAAACAGCTGGAAGTTGCCCATGAGAACTCAAAAGCAGAG GCGGAGAATTTCAAGAAGTCGCTCGAGGCAGAACTTTTATCTCTCAGACAAAGGGTTACTGAACTTGAAGAAGAATGCAACTTGAAAAATAAGGAAGTGGAATTTGCAACTGTCAGGAAAGAAGAAGCTCTTGCTGCTGCTTTATCAGAAATTGCATTTCTAAAAGAGGATTGCTCGGTTAAGAC GTCTCAAGTTGCAGTTTTGGAAACAcaaatttcttctttaaaagaTGATTTAGAGAAAGAGCATCAAAAAGCACGTGCTGCTCAAGCTAATTACGAAAGACAG GTTATTCTACAGTCTGATACGATTCAGGAGTTGACTAGAACTTCACAAGCTTTAGCTACACTGCAAGAAGAAGCATCCGAGCTTCGCAAATTGTCAGATGCACTGAAAACAGAAAAT ATTGAACtcaaggccaagtgggaaactGAGAAGTCAGTGCTTGAAGTTCTGAAGAACGATGCAGATGCAAAGTATAATGAGGTTAATGAACTG AACAAGTTATTACATAGCAAGTTAGAGGCTTTACACATCAAATTGGCCGAGAAGGACCGTCATTCTTCCTGTGTTTCTGGAAGCTCTTCTCATGATTCTCTTGATGATGATAATGGTTTGGGACATATTGTAAATTACCTCCGACGCTCGAAAGAAATT GCAGAAACAGAAATTTCTTTGCTAAAACAGGAAAAACGGCGACTTCAATCACAG CTTGAAACTGCTCTGAAGGCAGCAGAGTCAGCTCAAGCGTCACTTAATGCTGAGCGAGCAAATTTAAAGACATCGCTGTTCACTGAGGAAGAGTTCAAATCTCTACAGCTTCAG GTTCGAGAAATAAGTTTGCTTCGGGAAAGTAACATTCAACTCAGAGGGGAAAACAGGCATAATTTTGAGGAATGTCAG AAACTTCGTGAAGCTCTTCAAAAAATTAGTATTGAAATGGAAATTAAGGAGAGAAGTCTTGAGGAGAGGCAAAATGAGGTTGAAGCTTGTAGGAGAGATATTGAAAAACAGATGATGGAGAAAGAAGATTTTAAACGGAAGGTTGATGAG TTATTGGAGAAGTCGAAGAGTTTTGATGTGGAAGATTATGACCGTTTGAGAGAATCAGTTCAGCAGATGCAG GTAAACCTTAGAGAAAAGGAAGCTCAATTAGAAGAAATGAAGGTGGTATTATCTGAGAGGCAAAGTGTGATATCACGTTTGGAGCAGGATGTTTCAAGGAGTAAAATAGAAAGGAATGAAAAGGAGTCCAGGATAAATGAAATATCTCAAGTTGAG GCTTCTTTGAGATCAGATCTTGAAAAGCAGAGGAGGGTGATAGCTCAATTAAAG AAGAAATCTGAAACcttgtcaaaagaaaaggaagacatGAGCAAAGAGAACCTTGTTCTTTCCAAACAATTAGAAGATGCTAAGCAAG TGAAAAGGAGTCTTGGAGATGCTGCAGGTGAGCATGCCAtgaaggagaaggagaaggagaaggagaaggaggAGAAAGACACCAGAATACAG ATTCTGGAAAAAACTGTGGAGAGGTTGAGAGAGGAattgaagaaggaaaaggatGAACATAAAACAGAGAAAGCAAAGCGACTGAAGACGCAGAAGACAATTAGTGACTCATATGAGACTGTTTCTCAG CATCGGGTGAAGTTGTTAGATGAACTGGAGAAGCATAAACAGGCTCTGAGAATGCTTGTAGATGAAGTTGAAAAGCTAAAGCAGTCTAGGGGAAATCAATCAGAG GGAACCACCGAAATTAATTTCCTATCTGGTAGTCTCTTGGAGGACCTTGCTACTGCATATCATCTGGCTGTAGAAAGTTTTCATCGGTCTGCTCAACCAGTATCTGTTGAACCTGGGGCCTCTGCTGTGGTTTCATCAGCGGCTTCGGATACCACTTCTGCAGGGCCTACCATAG TTGCTGCAATGGCTCCAGCAATCTCGTCTCCCGCCCCCTCTACCGCAAATGTTCCTTCTGCCAAAACAGTGcatgaaaaagagaagaaatctgtTTTAGTGAAGCCAAGTCTGGAGACACGCAAGACAGGAAGGAAGCTGGTCCGACCTCGTATTATAAAACCTGAAGAATCCCAGCCTGATATATTGATGTCAGAACTTGAAGGGTCTGATAAGCCTTCATCATCTAATGATTTGGAAAATCAGGGAAATCTTGATATACCGACATCAGCACCTGGTCGTAAGCGCCCATCTGCATTATCAACTCCAGAGTTATGTGAAGAATTGCTTGTGACGGACGAAACAGGCGCAGATGTTGCTGAACCAACACTGAAGAGGTCCAGAAATTCAGAGACCCCACAAGAAGGTGGTGAAGGACTGCCACCAGAGGGCAGCGATTCCCAAGCTGCTGGGAAATTGGAGGATTCTTCTGAAGTTTTGCCTGCTAGTGAAGAATCTATGGAAGATATTCCAGATCTTCCACATGTCTCCAAGGGTATCTCTGTTAATGTTGACAAGGACGAGGGTGAGACTGCTGCTAAGCAGGCTGAAGAGCCAACTGCAGAGATGAAGATGCAGGAAGAATTTCAGAATGACAAAGGTGATGTTGCTGATGCGTGCTCAAACAAGCTGAATGGTGCATTATTATCTGATGTTCCATTAAAACAGCAGGCTGATCAGGAGATTCAGCATCCAGCAGCAGAATCCGAAAGTGAGCGGGAGGAAGGAGAACTGGTTACAGACGTTGCTGATCTAGAGGGTAGTCTTAATATGTCCACTACACTGGGAAGCTCGGAACCTGAATTTCTGTCTGAGCATGGAACAGCTTCTGAAATTCCACCTGGAGTTGATGATGATCCTGTGGATCAGGCAACAGTGGAAGCGGGGGATGCAGAAGTTTCCCAAGCTCTGGATGATGTAAAAAATGATGAGGGTATCATAACTGAAGACATTGGTGAGACTTCTCACAAGTTGAATAATGATATTGAGCAGGCTGCAGCTGAGACAGACGAGGTCTCTGAAGCTGCTACAACTAATCCTGAGAAAAGACCACCTAGCACTGGCGTAGAAATTGGTGTTTCTAAACAAGGTGGAGCAAGTGCCATAAATGATACAGAAGAAGGGAAACAGGCGTCACCTATTTATAGGAGTTCAACAACGATTAATTTGTCCGAGAGGGCGAAGGAAAGGGCTTCTATTAGACAAGGTGGTATGCTTTCTTCCTTGACAAGTAGAGGTCGTGGAAGGGCACCTCGAGGTCGGGGTGGACGTAGTGCCCGCGGCCGTGGCCAAACATCTGGTAAGCAGGGTTAG